One genomic segment of Pseudorasbora parva isolate DD20220531a chromosome 6, ASM2467924v1, whole genome shotgun sequence includes these proteins:
- the LOC137078420 gene encoding uncharacterized protein codes for MKDSYKTWMKMKTYWEKGPELKKGDSSVSPTPLQLKADAYLPPYECVNSAEVSKPLTNRLYPSLPKTNEVFLFVQIPDGFKITPLSVTEAVAICKDLPDPSKTPHQFVSVLKRLTAYSQLTGRDYRFILTKTLPAEITDDEMIGEIEYLNPKYDTPPTHRVVSRKAGYSKPLDLSKPHELLFTDSDDDNEDNADWVWSSSEKPTHPFVPGQQVLIKSLKPTKLGEPKYLGPATVIAVTRTGVLTDFQPQWIHASRLKVAPSQGNVLINKEGEASEPRKDPTEGEPRRSKRRRRKKLFDI; via the exons ATGAAAGATTCATATAAAACTTGGATGAAGATGAAAACATACTGGGAAAAAGGGCCAGAGTTGAAAAAAGGGGACAGCTCTGTCTCTCCAACTCCACTGCAGCTAAAAGCTGATGCGTACCTACCGCCCTATGAATGTGTTAATTCTGCTGAAGTTTCGAAGCCCTTGACTAATCGCTTATATCCGTCGTTGCCAAAAACAAATGAAGTTTTTCTGTTTGTACAAATTCCCGATGGATTTAAAATTACTCCCTTGAGTGTTACGGAAGCAGTGGCAATCTGCAAAGATCTGCCGGATCCTTCTAAAACACCACATCAATTTGTATCAGTATTGAAACGGTTAACAGCCTACAGTCAACTGACAGGGCGAGATTATCGTTTTATTTTGACTAAAACACTGCCTGCAGAAATTACGGATGATGAAATGATTGGGGAAATTGAGTATTTAAACCCCAAATATGATACACCGCCTACACATCGTGTAGTGTCTCGAAAAGCTGGATATTCTAAACCTCTTGATTTGTCTAAGCCGCATGAGCTGTTATTTACTGATTCAGATGACGATAATGAAGACAATGCTGATTGGGTATGGTCCAGCTCAG AAAAGCCCACTCATCCTTTCGTTCCAGGACAACAGGTGTTGATAAAGAGTCTGAAGCCCACAAAACTGGGAGAGCCGAAATATCTGGGTCCTGCCACGGTGATTGCTGTAACGAGAACAGGAGTGCTGACTGACTTCCAGCCACAGTGGATCCATGCCAGTCGACTGAAGGTGGCTCCATCCCAAGGAAATGTGCTGATCAATAAGGAGGGGGAAGCCAGTGAACCAAGGAAAGATCCAACGGAAGGAGAACCAAGACGTTCGAAAAGGAGACGAAGGAAGAAATTGTTCGATATCTAG